In a genomic window of Bombina bombina isolate aBomBom1 chromosome 8, aBomBom1.pri, whole genome shotgun sequence:
- the LOC128638744 gene encoding high mobility group nucleosome-binding domain-containing protein 5-like, with amino-acid sequence MVYVFSDAQWEAELKESLTKTSGLDNVDIKEQNGLHLDPGPSRKEDEDVDTFIGEWNEKLSNCTLDLMGMLIKINYTRLEKLKEDIDKTVLDVNTFENDPNFSKLNDETKTIISKLQAEKKTRKVWEGGYRGEGGYRGEEDIEGKEDIEGKEDIERLEDIEGKEDIEGKEDIEGKEDIEGKEDIEGKEDIERGEGGYRGEGGYRGEEDIEGKEDIEGKEDIEGKEDIEGKEDIEGKEDIERLEDIEGKEDIEGKEDIEGKEDIEGKEDIEGKEDIERLEDIEGKKDIEGKEDIEGKEDIEGKEDIEGKEDIEGKEDIEGKEDIEGKEDIEGRMI; translated from the exons ATGGTGTATGTATTCTCTGACGCACAGTGGGAGGCAGAACTTAAAGAGTCACTAACAAAAACAAGTGGTTTAGACAATGTAGACATTAAAGAACAGAATG GGCTACACCTGGACCCAGGACCTAGTAGAAAGGAAGATGAGGATGTAGACACATTTATTGGTGAATGGAATGAAAAACTATCAAACTGTACTTTGGATTTGATGGGGatgctaattaaaataaattatacaagGCTAGAGAAACTTAAGGAAGATATAGACAAAACAGTTCTGGATGTTAATACATTTGAAAATGACCCCAATTTTAGTAAACTAAATGATGAAACAAAAACTATTATTTCAAAATTGCAGGCtgagaaaaaaacaagaaaagttt GGGAAGGAGGATATAGAGGGGAAGGAGGATATAGAGGGGAGGAGGATATAGAGGGGAAGGAGGATATAGAGGGGAAGGAGGATATAGAGAGGTTGGAGGATATAGAGGGGAAGGAGGATATAGAGGGGAAGGAGGATATAGAGGGGAAAGAGGATATAGAGGGGAAGGAGGATATAGAGGGGAAGGAGGATATAGAGAG AGGGGAAGGAGGATATAGAGGGGAAGGAGGATATAGAGGGGAGGAGGATATAGAGGGGAAAGAGGATATAGAGGGGAAGGAGGATATAGAGGGGAAAGAGGATATAGAGGGGAAGGAGGATATAGAGGGGAAGGAGGATATAGAGAGGTTGGAGGATATAGAGGGGAAGGAGGATATAGAGGGGAAGGAGGATATAGAGGGGAAAGAGGATATAGAGGGGAAGGAGGATATAGAGGGGAAGGAGGATATAGAGAGGTTGGAGGATATAGAGGGGAAGAAGGATATAGAGGGGAAGGAGGATATAGAGGGGAAGGAGGATATAGAGGGGAAGGAGGATATCGAGGGGAAAGAGGATATAGAGGGGAAGGAGGATATAGAGGGGAAGGAGGATATAGAGGGGAAAGAGGATATAGAGGGGAGGATGATATAG